The Deinococcus metalli genome has a segment encoding these proteins:
- a CDS encoding AAA family ATPase — translation MTLALQIGSSADASPSPTPAEGTTGRFFHTAWEELPPVPEPVSLVDRLLLAGALTVLYAPSGLGKTEVALQLANAVANQTDFYGRTAGKSNVLYVDYEMGEQNFRRYGNRLGLRGMIRAEHDVPLLDLKPLIQAAIADGCQLVILDSYASLSNQTGHENAVNSNGVAELVLKPLADLAHQSGTAIVVLHHTNKGNVQYDGSQRIKALSDMMLKLTLNRRTRMLELNSDKSRYGVEPLSWDASGHPLLHGTQSEDASEHEDQRREWLLEQLRNGPCTVDDLEGEYQKVTGRSRKSLERDLSDTVNDGLVTRARVGRSNQFTLAATSMLA, via the coding sequence TTGACCTTGGCGCTCCAGATCGGGAGTTCTGCGGACGCATCGCCTAGCCCCACCCCAGCTGAGGGAACAACAGGCCGCTTCTTCCACACGGCCTGGGAAGAATTGCCGCCGGTGCCAGAGCCGGTGTCCCTAGTCGATCGCCTCCTGCTTGCGGGCGCACTGACCGTCCTGTACGCCCCCTCCGGCCTGGGAAAGACCGAGGTGGCACTCCAGCTGGCCAATGCGGTGGCCAACCAGACAGACTTCTACGGTCGCACTGCTGGTAAATCCAACGTGCTGTACGTCGACTACGAGATGGGTGAGCAGAACTTTCGGCGCTACGGCAACCGCTTGGGTCTCCGGGGTATGATCCGAGCGGAACACGATGTGCCGTTGCTCGACCTGAAACCTCTGATTCAGGCGGCCATCGCGGATGGTTGCCAGTTGGTCATCCTGGACTCCTACGCTTCGCTCAGCAATCAGACCGGCCACGAGAATGCCGTCAACTCGAACGGCGTGGCCGAACTGGTGCTCAAGCCGCTGGCTGATCTCGCACACCAGTCTGGTACAGCGATCGTCGTGCTGCATCACACCAACAAGGGCAATGTCCAGTACGACGGAAGTCAGCGCATTAAGGCCTTGTCCGACATGATGCTCAAACTGACCCTTAATCGGCGGACGAGGATGCTGGAGTTGAATTCAGATAAGTCCCGGTACGGTGTGGAGCCGCTCAGCTGGGACGCCTCCGGTCATCCGCTGCTCCATGGTACGCAGAGCGAGGACGCGTCTGAACACGAGGATCAGCGGCGGGAGTGGCTGCTCGAACAGCTACGCAACGGGCCGTGCACCGTGGATGACCTCGAAGGTGAATACCAGAAAGTCACCGGCCGGAGCCGAAAATCGCTGGAGCGCGACCTGAGTGACACCGTCAATGATGGTCTGGTTACCAGGGCACGTGTGGGCCGGAGTAACCAGTTCACACTCGCGGCCACTTCGATGCTCGCCTGA